GTTGTgtgagtgacaaaaaaaaaacaattgagtcttttctttcttttatttgccCCActgtgatttaatttgattccaTGGGGGCTTTAATAAAGAGGGCAGTGTGAAAAGAGAGAAGATTTACTCTTCTAATTTCAAGAGTCACCAGCTCAGAAAATGTAATATAGTCTGACAAAATAGTGAATTCTTCCCTGGGCTAAAGTTATTGTCATGTTTCTGTAACACTTTGACTATATGTGAGgcttaaataaaattaatgactGAAGGCTGCGGTATTCCCGTGAACTGGCTGTTCTTGTGCTCTTGTTTTGCATGAACGCACAGAGACTGGTGGACAAAAGGCTCAGTGGCAGATCCATCTCCTGTAATACTTTCTTCAAACAGAGCTGCAAGTGTGTCCCCCTGTTCCGTCGTCAGACCAGAATTTATCCTGTTAGTCACCCTAGATGAGTGAAAGAGTAAAATCAACCCCCATAccagctggacacacacacacacacacacacacacacacacacacacacacacacacacacacacacacacacacacacacacacacacacagctttatgGACAGCTGATAAGAAGAAGTTTAGCTGGTGGCTACTGTTTGAAGCAGGTCAAGCAGAACTGGATCTGTTAATGTCTTTTTGTTTCTATAGTTCATTCTGCAAAAGACTGCATTTTCGTTTTGTTTAGCAGTTTTATGAGACAATAACCAATTGTGTCAGATGCACACATGCTCGTACCGCTGAAGGGTTGGGGTCAGTATTGTGCCCACTCAGGGTATGTAAAAACCCATTTTTTTGCTCCATTAGGCACAGTCTGAGGATGCCCCTGCAGAGCGCCACATTCTTTTGCTCTCTAAGTTTTCTCAATAAGGGCACACAGCTGATTAACCCATTCTGATTTACTAGTTTACTCATATAAATGGACATGCATGTGCCCAAATGGGCCatgacaaagacacacacacacacacacacgcacgcacgcacgcacacacgcacacacacacacacgctaaacAAGAGGTACTTAAGTATTTTTGCTCTGACTTTTTTAGAATGCTTTATTGTGTAATTTACAAAACCACTGACATTTATTTTGCCTTGCATCTTGTAATTCTTGatatgaaaaaaagaatattgtTTTTCAAAGTGGTTGCATCAGGAGCATGATGAAACACAAGCTGACTCCTTCATTCAGGAATTGCTTATAATTTATAGAAGCTTCAATTCCTGGGGGTTGCAGGAAAGGCGGAGCCAATGAATTTCTTCCCATCACCATAGGAAGAATTATTCCAGGTGTAAGTTTGAATAATGAGCTCCTTTCCTCCCAAGCTCAGATGACATCTGCAAATGAGAAAGAATGAAATATCTCTATCAGAACAGATTCACAATCTAGAAAATGTCACAGGACATGCAGAATGTCACAGGACATGCAGATATACTCACTGTTTTCCTGGGCGAGTGATGTAGCAGAGGCTGTACAAAGCAAAGTCAAACTCAGGGCTGCAGCCAATGATTGCAGAACCAACCTGTTTGAAGTATCCGTCCCACATAAACTGCATGCCCAAAACATCGGGATAGGTTGTCCACTAAGAGCAGGAGAAAGAGACAGGGGAATTAAAGAGGTTGCTTTTTCACACAGTGTAAACATATTTCAGTGTATTGTGGATGCTTACAGGCCCATTAAAGCTGTGGCTGAAATAGTTCATCTGCTCATTTTTCTCCAGTATATAAAACTGGATCCAGTTGTGGAAACCGGACACCTTTCCTTTCTTGATCTCTCCTACAGTtttacaaaatgtgtttcttaataatcaaagaggagaagaaaatctGCAAAACATGTGTCCTGTTGAAATATATTTCTTTGTCCAAACCTGCAAAGATGTGTTCAAAACCACTGGAGtccattttgttgttgttgcgggAGTACAAACCAAACCACATCATCTTCAGGTCCTGAATGAACTCAACCTCTGATGCATAGAtgcctgaaaacacaaaattaaatgttttgtactGATGTTCCAGAAATCTCTGAGTTAAGTGTTGAGACGTTTGGTTTCAGGTGGATGTAGTTACTCTTGGTGTGGAGGAAAGCAAAGAGCTCTCTGCCCAGCTCAGTGTTGGACATGGTCTCCTTGAGGAAGACGTCCTGCTCTACGAGCTGCTGAGGAGTGAATTCCTCTGTCtgtcccgtcatcctgttgtaGTTGTCCAACACAGCCAAGAAAGCAGTGTAGGTGGGTCTGGAGAATAGAACCTCCTCATTCAGGTACTGAAAAAGgctagaaaaaaagaaacccaaaaGATCATCAAGATTAGGAGAGATAAACCTATTAAacttgcaaaaaacaaaagaacagaagaaaaagcATTGTGTCCTCACCGGTGGGGGGAGAGATCCATCTGGGAGCTGGTCTGAGAGTCGGGCACCAGAGCCTGAGGGTCGATGACCAACTCTGAGGCTGAAGCCTTGTTTGAGTCCAGAATGTAGAGCAGCTCAGAGAGAGCCTTGATCTCAGCATCAGTGATGACACTCCCTCCGCCTCCTCCATCACCTGTCAATCATCAAACACATGGACCATgtctttattacatcccgctccAAAggggtgatgtattgtaattgtcagtgctcGTGTGTTCGTCCGGCCGTTCGTCCGTTTGTCCTTTTGTCCATCCGAtagtccaccacatatcttcacaaccgttgcagatagaaagatgaaagaaaaacacattactcgggcgacaAAGGGAAtacgatgaccttgaccttggaaaactaggtcaaggtcaaatttcaacttttgtacacttaggaaccggataaggtagaaagacaagggagaaggccagtgtgagtaagaccatagataaaagctagtgctttgatctatgaaagtagttcagagcactagctttgatctgacctatgcaagtaggtcagggtaaaattttgaattcaggggtgtcgcaggatgttgcagtctgtgactgccttggttctagtttcttCTGTGTTGAATTCTACTTGTGATTGTTTTCTGGATTCACATCAAAGGCATTTTACTTGATTGCACCGgttttcagctctttttgcatgATACTTCAGagtaagacacaaaaaaaattttgtttcgtatatttattttacagctaTAAATTGCATTGCAGTTTTGAAATAAGTAACTGACTGCGATACTTAAATAAAAaggatatgtactgtatatactaatTTCTCATTGAGCTCCTCCAC
This sequence is a window from Antennarius striatus isolate MH-2024 chromosome 5, ASM4005453v1, whole genome shotgun sequence. Protein-coding genes within it:
- the endou gene encoding uridylate-specific endoribonuclease A isoform X2, which codes for MTSLRFLSSQVSQSDSLDSCEGRCGYGTDNNFSCQCNPSCERFKDCCSDYSELCKSGSTSCKGRCGETYNSDNKCHCNSKCAQHYNCCSDYAELCDSDGGGGGSVITDAEIKALSELLYILDSNKASASELVIDPQALVPDSQTSSQMDLSPHRLFQYLNEEVLFSRPTYTAFLAVLDNYNRMTGQTEEFTPQQLVEQDVFLKETMSNTELGRELFAFLHTKSIYASEVEFIQDLKMMWFGLYSRNNNKMDSSGFEHIFAGEIKKGKVSGFHNWIQFYILEKNEQMNYFSHSFNGPWTTYPDVLGMQFMWDGYFKQVGSAIIGCSPEFDFALYSLCYITRPGKQCHLSLGGKELIIQTYTWNNSSYGDGKKFIGSAFPATPRN
- the endou gene encoding uridylate-specific endoribonuclease A isoform X1 — translated: MNVIVVLALWGALFHQGYSNSLDSCEGRCGYGTDNNFSCQCNPSCERFKDCCSDYSELCKSGSTSCKGRCGETYNSDNKCHCNSKCAQHYNCCSDYAELCDSDGGGGGSVITDAEIKALSELLYILDSNKASASELVIDPQALVPDSQTSSQMDLSPHRLFQYLNEEVLFSRPTYTAFLAVLDNYNRMTGQTEEFTPQQLVEQDVFLKETMSNTELGRELFAFLHTKSIYASEVEFIQDLKMMWFGLYSRNNNKMDSSGFEHIFAGEIKKGKVSGFHNWIQFYILEKNEQMNYFSHSFNGPWTTYPDVLGMQFMWDGYFKQVGSAIIGCSPEFDFALYSLCYITRPGKQCHLSLGGKELIIQTYTWNNSSYGDGKKFIGSAFPATPRN